CTGCTTCAACTCCGCTCTCCTCCGCCCACCCACCCCCTTCCCCATTGTCGGCATTTCACGCCCTCTCCTGCCCCCTGCTGCTCTCAAACTGAACCCCACCCGCTCATCCCACATCAACCCCCGCACACCGCTTCTACCCGCTCTGCAGGGCTCCGCCTTCCAGCGCGTGGACGCCGCCTTCGCAGCCGCCGTGGACGCCGGTCGGCTGGCGCCCTCGGGCACCACCGCCCTGGCCGTCGCCGTTATCGGCTCCAGCATCGTCGTCGCCAACGCGGGCGACTGCCGCGCGGTGCTCAGCCGCGCGGGCCGCGCCCAGATCCTCACCAACGACCACAGGCCGTCATGCCCGGCTGAACGCGCAAGGGTGGAGGCAGCGGGGGGAACGGTCACCCCGGATGGCTACCTCAACGGCGACCTGAGCGTCAGCCGCGCGATCGGGGACTTCCACCTGCCGGGGATGAAGGACGGGGGGGCAGGGCCGCTGATTTCGCGCCCTGAGATCGTCGAGGTGGCGATCGACGACGACTGTGAGTTCCTGGTGCTGGCCAGCGACGGCGTCTTCGACGCGATGACGGCGCACACGCTGGTGGCGGTGGCGCGGGCGGAGCTGCGCAGGAGCAACGACCCCGGGAGGGCGTCGCAGGAAGTGGTGAGCCCCGCGGGGGGAGGCACGGGGGGGATGGGTAATCGGCCCGACAGGCGTGGACATACATGCCAGAAACGGGGCGGGGCGGACGGGGGGCCAAGCCCGCCTTCCCGCCAATTTCCCTGGGGTCAGTACGTTGGGCGCCGGGGAAACCGGCGGTACAGCCCTGGTGCCGCGGTGCTGGGGTTTCGTCC
This DNA window, taken from Pocillopora verrucosa isolate sample1 unplaced genomic scaffold, ASM3666991v2 scaffold_98, whole genome shotgun sequence, encodes the following:
- the LOC136278868 gene encoding uncharacterized protein; the protein is MGGVASSPGEHGGCVLRHGSAEDVGGRRTMEDAHSAAAGEGGGCPERCRGFYVGSAFQRVDAAFAAAVDAGRLAPSGTTALAVAVIGSSIVVANAGDCRAVLSRAGRAQILTNDHRPSCPAERARVEAAGGTVTPDGYLNGDLSVSRAIGDFHLPGMKDGGAGPLISRPEIVEVAIDDDCEFLVLASDGVFDAMTAHTLVAVARAELRRSNDPGRASQEVVSPAGGGTGGMGNRPDRRGHTCQKRGGADGGPSPPSRQFPWGQYVGRRGNRRYSPGAAVLGFRPTTQ